CGGCCGAAGAGGCCGACTGAAGCGCTCCTTGGCGTGTCGGCGGGTTGGTTCCTCATGCCGTCCGGGTGGCTTTGCCCGTTGGGCCGCAAGACCGACGCCAAGGACGCCTGCGTCATCGCCGACCAGGCACAGATGCGCCGGAACCTGCAGCCCTGCCTCGACGTCGTATGGGCCCTCGTACGCGATCAGCGAACCCTCGATGCCCAGCCACCTCAGCGTGGTCTCGCCCTGGGGTGAGCCCTGTCGCGCTGGGAAGGTACCTGCTGTCTGCTGCCGAGACACCGCTCAGCTCCTGATGAGCGGCTCGTAGGGGTGACCCTCTGGCGTGAAGATGAGAACGAAGTGCTCTCCCACCCGAACAGCTACCTCGCGCAAGCGGGCCAGGACCTCCGCCTGGTTCGGAAGGGTGAGGCCAAGGGCCGCGGCGGCACGGTCCCTTCGGGCCACGAGGTCCGGCTCGCAGTCATCCCGCCGACGATCCTGCTGGCACCGTTCCCTGTCCTCGCCGGACAAGCGACTGCCGGCTGGTGGATTGCGGCCATCACGGGCGGAGCATGGTCGTGTTCCCTCGCGCTGGCCACGTCGAGCCGCTACCGGATCCGGGGGATCGCAGCTTCGGCCACGCTTCTGCTCGCCTCCCTCGTCGTTCTCTACCACTGAGATGGATCGTGAGGGCACCGGGACCCCACTCGGGCACACCTCAGCGCACCGAGCTCGGCAAGCGCTGCCGGCGCGACCTCGATCTGCTGGCCAGTGCAGCCCGTTGGTGACGATCCGAACCTGTACCCGACGGCCCACGGATCTTTCAGCCCACACCTACGACCCAGAGCACATGTCCTCGAGGAGGTGCCGTCCAACGGCATCGACGCTGTCGCGGATCGGCACAAGGTAGGAACCATAGGGTCCCACCGGGCCGGCTGCGAAGATGACTGACCGCTCACGTGCCAGCTGATCAAACGCTCCGCGTCGGACTGGACCTGCGGTGCCTCCGGGGTCCGCTTCCAGGTGCCGTCGCGCTGCCACCTGCGGGGCAGTTCATAGATCCGGTCCCACGGGCCGTACCGCTCGGGGACATCCCGCCATGGCGTGCCGGCCCTGGACCGCCACCGTATTCCGCCGACCAGTTGTCGACGCGTCCACGTCCGCGGCCTCGCCGGTCGGCTAAGGGACGGCGTACGGACGGAGGACCATGAGCGAGTCTTCCAATGTCGCCACCATGGCAAAGGGGAACCGGTCGAGCTCAAGACAGAGTGCGACGTCGTCAGGGTGGACTCCTTGACGCACGCCCTCCGCCAGCTCGGTGGCGGCGCGCGACCCGCCGGCGCGGCGGAGGTACTCAGCTGCATCCGCCCCGGCCTCGGTGGCTCTCCGGGCGATGTATTGAGCGCACGCCAGATCTTCATCGGCGTGCCCGTCTTCGCCCGTGACGACGAACGTGACACTGGCACACTTGCGTGTCCGGAGCAGCCGAGCCGTTGCCTCCGCCACCACGAAGCCGGCGCACAGCACCAGCGACGCCTCCTTGACCGCAAGGGCGCCGACCGTCCCTGCCGTGGTTTTCTGCACGACGGTCCGTCCGCCAAGGTCAATGGACCGCAGCAGGCCCGGCGAGTTGACGGCGTCGAACCCGGGCGCGGGCGGACCGTCTTTGAGTGCCACCCAATCCGGGTGGCGATCCTTGAGCGTCAGGGCTTCGTCCAGCGACCCAGCAAGAACGATCTTCTCCGCCCCCTGGGCAAAGGCCCAGGCGGCCACCGTGAAAGCACGCATGACGTCGACCACGACCGCCACGGACGGGACTTCTATCAGCTCAGGGATGCCAAGGAAACGAGCGTCCATCCGGTCATGATCGCGCACGCCCGACCCGAAGCACCCGGACGGTGATGCGCATCACGTCGACGGTCTCGGAATGCAACATCTCCGGCTGCTTGCATGGCGAAAGCAGTGCGCATCGACTCACCTGCTCGATCGCCACATGGGGTCACCCAGACCTCGTCGGCGTTCACGTCGTCCTGGCCGTCGTCTTCCCGGCTGCACTCGTCACAGATCTCGAAAGCTCCACGGGCTTCCAAGGTCAAGAGCCTGCAGCAGGGACAGGCGTACGGACCGCTGCCAGGCGGGCATACCTCGCGGAGCTCTCTGGGAGCCATCACACGTTGAGTGTTGCATTACCCGGTACGAGGCTCTCGTCCTGTCGCGTCAGAGGCTGCCGAGGAACGCGAGGGTACTGCCGGCGGGGCAGCAACGTCCGGGGCGCCGCGGTCATGAGCCTGGTCAGGGACCTTCATCCCGCCACGGTCGTCACACCGGATCGCTGCGTACGGCTCGACCTTCGACATCTGCGGCATCTGCGGCATGACCAGGCCCTTCGCCAGGAGCACTCGGATGCTGCCCTGGCAAGAACCCCGGTGACTTCAAACTCGGGCGCTGGCTCAGCTTCCCCCGGTGCTGCGCCTGGTCGTGTGTACCAGGTCGTGGGCTGTGGGTGCTTGCGCTAAAGGGCGATCAGCCCGGCTGGCGTCTCTCTGAAGCCACAGGCATTGAAATAGAACGGACGCAGGTGGTCCTCGAAGTCGACGTGAAGCCAAGCGCACTTCGCGGCACGGGCTTCGTCGGCTGCGAACGCAACGAGCCTGGCGCCAACTCCCTTGCCCTGGCAACGCTGGGCGACCACCGTGTCCAGGATGAAGGCATGGGCCCGGCCGTCCCAGACCACGTTGACGAAGCCGATCAGGGAGCCGCCTTCCCAAGCACAGACCCAGCCGAGGCTGTGGCGTTCAAGTCGCGCTCGCCAGTCGGTCTGAGTAGCCGGGTGACCGAAACCGTCGGCATGCAGCTCGTTGAGGGAAGCGTTGTCGAAGTCGCCCCGCCACTCGTACTTGATCGTCACGCCTCGATCGTAAGTTCCGGCCGAGCCTTTCATCGACCCGATTAGGGAGCCAGAAGAACCCGCTTGCGAAGGAGTTGGAATCCCGCGCGGCCGAACATCTGGCGCTTGAGCATCTTGATCCGGTGGACGTGGCCTTCGACGACTCCGGAGTTCCAGGGCAGGGTGAGGCCGGCGATGACGGCGTCGCAGTCTCGGCCGATGCCGGAGGCGAGGGTGTGGAGGCTGGGCAGGTCGTCCTGCCCGGACGGCGTCGAGCCAGTCCGGCAGGCGCTCGCCGTGTCGGCTGGTGAGCATGTCCGGCCATAACAAGGGCGTGGACCGCCGCGTGCCGGGACCGGGTCCGGTCGGCGAACCGGTGTCCTCGTGGCCAAGGTGAGCTCGACGAATCTGCGGCCGGAACGACCTCGAGTATGGATTGCGGTGCTGCAGGCGTCAGGACTCGCAGACAGTGGCGGTGGTGGGGCGACGCTCCGCTCGGCGGCCTCGCTCAGGCTGTGCCCCAGATGCCACCGGTCCGCGACCTGGACTGCCTGCGGCGCTCCTGCTGCGGCGCCCTCGGCGAAGAACGGCGCGCGGTCCCGGCAGACCACCTCGACGCGGGGCCGCTGTGCGAGCCACGCGGCCAGGCTCGATGCT
The Streptomyces sp. NBC_01296 DNA segment above includes these coding regions:
- a CDS encoding transposase encodes the protein MSSTGSPLPWWRHWKTRSWSSVRTPSLSRPARPRTWTRRQLVGGIRWRSRAGTPWRDVPERYGPWDRIYELPRRWQRDGTWKRTPEAPQVQSDAERLISWHVSGQSSSQPARWDPMVPTLCRSATASMPLDGTSSRTCALGRRCGLKDPWAVGYRFGSSPTGCTGQQIEVAPAALAELGALRCARVGSRCPHDPSQW
- a CDS encoding 2-phosphosulfolactate phosphatase, with amino-acid sequence MDARFLGIPELIEVPSVAVVVDVMRAFTVAAWAFAQGAEKIVLAGSLDEALTLKDRHPDWVALKDGPPAPGFDAVNSPGLLRSIDLGGRTVVQKTTAGTVGALAVKEASLVLCAGFVVAEATARLLRTRKCASVTFVVTGEDGHADEDLACAQYIARRATEAGADAAEYLRRAGGSRAATELAEGVRQGVHPDDVALCLELDRFPFAMVATLEDSLMVLRPYAVP
- a CDS encoding CPCC family cysteine-rich protein; this encodes MAPRELREVCPPGSGPYACPCCRLLTLEARGAFEICDECSREDDGQDDVNADEVWVTPCGDRAGESMRTAFAMQAAGDVAFRDRRRDAHHRPGASGRACAIMTGWTLVSLASLS
- a CDS encoding GNAT family N-acetyltransferase, whose translation is MTIKYEWRGDFDNASLNELHADGFGHPATQTDWRARLERHSLGWVCAWEGGSLIGFVNVVWDGRAHAFILDTVVAQRCQGKGVGARLVAFAADEARAAKCAWLHVDFEDHLRPFYFNACGFRETPAGLIAL